A window of Candidatus Glassbacteria bacterium genomic DNA:
GTCGCCGGCGGCCATCAGTTCCAGGCGGACCGCCAGTTCCGCCTCCACCGCCATTCCGCACGCGAGAGCTTCTCCGTGCAGCCAGCCGAATCTGGTGAACGCTTCGACCGCGTGGCCCAGGGTGTGCCCGAAATTGAGTATCTGGCGCAGGTTGCTTTCGCGTTCATCGCGGCTGACCACGTCGGCCTTGATCAGGCAATTGCGCGCCACCAGTTCGGTCATCGTCTCTTCATCGCATCCCAGGATCTTATCGAGATTGTCTTCGATATAGCCGAACAAGTCCGCATCGCGGATAACCCCATGCTTGACCACCTCGGCCATCCCGCTTTTCAGCTCCCTCTCCGGCAGGGTATTCAGTACGCGGGGGTCGATCAGTACCAGCGCGGGCTGATGGAACGCGCCGAGCAGGTTCTTGCCCCAGGGCACGTCGATTCCGGTCTTGCCGCCGACACTGCTGTCGGCCATTGCCAGCAGGCTGGTTGGCACCTGCACCAGGGGAACTCCCCGGTTAAACGTGGCCGCCACATATCCCGCCAGATCGCCGGTCACGCCTCCGCCCAGAGCCACCACCAGGCTGTCGCGTCCCATCCCGGCGGTGAACATCCGGTCTTCGAGCTCCTCTTTAACTTTGCGGCATTTGCTGGCCTCACCGGCCGGGAATTGGATCGATTCAACAAGTCTGAATTTACTACCACGTAAAACTGTGGACAGATCACGTCCGTAAAGGTTGCCGACATTGCTGTCGGCAATCAGCGCCACAGCCCGGCCGGAAAACATTTCGGCCAG
This region includes:
- the aroB gene encoding 3-dehydroquinate synthase; amino-acid sequence: MRTVPVPLTDRHDLSYDILIEPGLFEKTPSILAEMFSGRAVALIADSNVGNLYGRDLSTVLRGSKFRLVESIQFPAGEASKCRKVKEELEDRMFTAGMGRDSLVVALGGGVTGDLAGYVAATFNRGVPLVQVPTSLLAMADSSVGGKTGIDVPWGKNLLGAFHQPALVLIDPRVLNTLPERELKSGMAEVVKHGVIRDADLFGYIEDNLDKILGCDEETMTELVARNCLIKADVVSRDERESNLRQILNFGHTLGHAVEAFTRFGWLHGEALACGMAVEAELAVRLELMAAGDRDRITALLRRLGLPVGLGALDVSAGKLLELTRLDKKARGGRARYALAAGVGGMAANADGSYGIDVDEDLAVQVLIDAGAQA